gataattttttcaaattcgattataatagtagaaaattacataataaaaatacaaaaaatatttattcaaatacagTATTAGATGTAATATCAGAGAAACAGCATAATAAAGaagttaatattaacaaagaaaaaaaaaatattgaagaattagACAAtgttaaaactattaattattctgatattaatacaaaacaatatatatcaattttaaataaaacatcacGTAAAGttcctaatattttaaaaaataagtcaaAGTCagagagaatttttgaaacagaTGCAACAAAGtcaaattcttttaaagatGTAACAGATAAAGATCAACATGAAAGTTTATTCAATTCTGATTCAATATCAGAATATAATTCATCTGAAAGTATACttgctaaaaaagaaaaaaaatataaaagagtatcaaggagaagaaaacaagaacttaattttacaaatatttgtcaTGAATTACCAAAGTGGAGCATTTGTTCTTTtgttgatgataaaaaaaaaatgataggcAAAAAATTAGGTAAACCAAAAACATTAGAAAGTCTCACACAaggaaaaaagttaaaacatCATTCtaggaaacaaaataaaaaacaacaaatatctattcttaaaaataaaggaaaggagaaataCTTACCTTCAATATCTCAGGATGTATTGACAGATTATAGTTCTGAATGTCAAAATCTTTCATTctcaaaagaaattgaatcaaaTGATTTGGaagatttaattgatttctctagcaatgaaatatttaataagtttaattatgaattttataacaataattcagATTGTTATACATGCTATTCAATGAATTATGAAGCATATAATCCTTTAAGTGCAATACACGAAAGTGATAGTTATGAAAACATATTTGACACAAATGATAATGAAGTTGACATATGTAATACAacattatattcttctttaacGGATAATGAACAAGATGAAAAGAAtacttcaataagaaaatttatgatgtCTCCAGATTATAGAAGTGAAGACTTATCATTTAGTAGtgataataaatcaaagtGTTCATCTGATTCTTTCTGTAATTATTGCTTTGAGGACTGTGTTTCAAATTGGATTGAAACTAGTGCAGCTAGTATTCATTCAGAAGCTTTCAATGATATTAAACAGagtaatttagataattcattttttcatacttctaaatataatgaatatctgACTGATGATAGGGAATATGACAATAGAAGATCATCATTGACTGAAAGTGAATGTTCTTTAGAAATCACAGATGATATTGATTCATTATTGACCGAATTTGAACGTTATTcggatgaaaaacaaaatagcgagactgaaatatttaaacaaacaatatatacgcaaaaacaaaaagaatacgATGTGTCGATAGGAAATTTACATGAtacgaatatattacaaattcaaGACGATAGTGAAACTAGTATAAACAAGGATAagtaagttaatattttttatattatttttacgaaatacgaaaattgtattaaaaaaaatttttttcaaattttttcgaaacattaaaattgaaaaatcaagcatactatttattaaaataaaatatattttaagaaaaatattttataaaatatatagatttataattcaGTAACTTTGAttagttgaaatatttctaatagttTTAGAGATATAGAATTCGTATCATATGttgcaaaatgataaaaattcaatctgaTATAAatctgataataattttgtattgtattgaaattgtttaaatatctgctatttacacaaaaaaatagtatcatattatttaaaaaaataatatttaccttgaaatttttaagtatccttcagtataaaaaaattatttgtagcATTGTTAATAGTCCTTCCATACacaactaaaaaattattatatgaaatatttgcatatctcTAAAAATAACAGATATTCAATGATCAAAGTTACTTTAA
The DNA window shown above is from Apis cerana isolate GH-2021 linkage group LG4, AcerK_1.0, whole genome shotgun sequence and carries:
- the LOC108003193 gene encoding uncharacterized protein LOC108003193 isoform X3 translates to MFEELDNFFKFDYNSRKLHNKNTKNIYSNTVLDVISEKQHNKEVNINKEKKNIEELDNVKTINYSDINTKQYISILNKTSRKVPNILKNKSKSERIFETDATKSNSFKDVTDKDQHESLFNSDSISEYNSSESILAKKEKKYKRVSRRRKQELNFTNICHELPKWSICSFVDDKKKMIGKKLGKPKTLESLTQGKKLKHHSRKQNKKQQISILKNKGKEKYLPSISQDVLTDYSSECQNLSFSKEIESNDLEDLIDFSSNEIFNKFNYEFYNNNSDCYTCYSMNYEAYNPLSAIHESDSYENIFDTNDNEVDICNTTLYSSLTDNEQDEKNTSIRKFMMSPDYRSEDLSFSSDNKSKCSSDSFCNYCFEDCVSNWIETSAASIHSEAFNDIKQSNLDNSFFHTSKYNEYLTDDREYDNRRSSLTESECSLEITDDIDSLLTEFERYSDEKQNSETEIFKQTIYTQKQKEYDVSIGNLHDTNILQIQDDSETSINKDKYVHNTL
- the LOC108003193 gene encoding zinc finger protein 880-like isoform X1, translating into MFEELDNFFKFDYNSRKLHNKNTKNIYSNTVLDVISEKQHNKEVNINKEKKNIEELDNVKTINYSDINTKQYISILNKTSRKVPNILKNKSKSERIFETDATKSNSFKDVTDKDQHESLFNSDSISEYNSSESILAKKEKKYKRVSRRRKQELNFTNICHELPKWSICSFVDDKKKMIGKKLGKPKTLESLTQGKKLKHHSRKQNKKQQISILKNKGKEKYLPSISQDVLTDYSSECQNLSFSKEIESNDLEDLIDFSSNEIFNKFNYEFYNNNSDCYTCYSMNYEAYNPLSAIHESDSYENIFDTNDNEVDICNTTLYSSLTDNEQDEKNTSIRKFMMSPDYRSEDLSFSSDNKSKCSSDSFCNYCFEDCVSNWIETSAASIHSEAFNDIKQSNLDNSFFHTSKYNEYLTDDREYDNRRSSLTESECSLEITDDIDSLLTEFERYSDEKQNSETEIFKQTIYTQKQKEYDVSIGNLHDTNILQIQDDSETSINKDKYKCLSCSLKFSNARTLAMHQAGAHGGMYIILCESCGRLFNRKYHFNRHFIHCGRLKEPFKCDMCFKMYRHKSSLIHHLKVAHHIHYARNRTATFVCNVCNKIYSKFGAFENHMKSHKNEPDCMDTPNDVTS
- the LOC108003193 gene encoding uncharacterized protein LOC108003193 isoform X2, with product MFEELDNFFKFDYNSRKLHNKNTKNIYSNTVLDVISEKQHNKEVNINKEKKNIEELDNVKTINYSDINTKQYISILNKTSRKVPNILKNKSKSERIFETDATKSNSFKDVTDKDQHESLFNSDSISEYNSSESILAKKEKKYKRVSRRRKQELNFTNICHELPKWSICSFVDDKKKMIGKKLGKPKTLESLTQGKKLKHHSRKQNKKQQISILKNKGKEKYLPSISQDVLTDYSSECQNLSFSKEIESNDLEDLIDFSSNEIFNKFNYEFYNNNSDCYTCYSMNYEAYNPLSAIHESDSYENIFDTNDNEVDICNTTLYSSLTDNEQDEKNTSIRKFMMSPDYRSEDLSFSSDNKSKCSSDSFCNYCFEDCVSNWIETSAASIHSEAFNDIKQSNLDNSFFHTSKYNEYLTDDREYDNRRSSLTESECSLEITDDIDSLLTEFERYSDEKQNSETEIFKQTIYTQKQKEYDVSIGNLHDTNILQIQDDSETSINKDKYKCLSCSLKFSNARTLAMHQAGAHGDTNHL